Sequence from the Clostridium saccharobutylicum DSM 13864 genome:
GATATTAGAAGGTAATATATACTTAAAATAACAATAGACTTTTGTTATTTTAAATATATATTATCTTTTATTTTTATAAATAAAATTACAGAATTGTTTATAGTTTAAAGTATATCTAGTCTAGAGTGAAGATTATTTTTGCATACAAATTAAATTATAGAAATTGAGGAAAAATATATTAAATTTTACTATTTGTAAATACTGTTTATTAAGTGTTATTTGACAAAATTAACAACTTAATGATATACTTGAGTTGTTACTAAGTGACAATCTTAAAAAAATATGAAGTTGTCACAATACGAAATAGAATGTGCATCTAATATTATTGATGTGAGTTATTAGATGAATTTTTATTAAGGGAGGTATCTTAAATGATAGAATTTAAGAATGTACGAAAACAATTTAATAATAAAACTATATTAAATGATATATCTTTTAATATAGCTAGAGGAGAATTAGTTGCTATAATAGGTGGAAGTGGGTGTGGAAAGACCACTACTCTAAAAATGATAAATCGTCTTATAAATCCATCTTCAGGTCAAATTTTAATTGATGGAGAGGATATTAAATATAAGGATATTATAGAATTAAGGAGAAATATTGGTTATGTAATTCAGCAGACAGGTTTATTTCCACATATGACAGTCAGAGAAAATATTGAAATAATTCCTCATGTAAAAAAAATGAACGAAAAGAATATAAAGAAAAGAACTTATGAACTTATGGAGATGGTGGGTTTAAATAGTGAAGAATATTTGGATCGTTATCCAACTGAATTAAGTGGAGGACAGCAGCAGAGAATTGGAGTAGCAAGGGCGTTCGCAACAAATCCTGAAATAATTTTAATGGATGAACCTTTTAGTGCACTTGATCCTATAACACGTATACAACTTCAAGATGAGTTAATTGAGTTGCAAGAGAAATTGAAGAGGACTATTGTATTTGTAACTCATGATATGGATGAAGCAATAAAAATAGCAGATAAGATATGTATAATGCATAGTGGAAATGTTATTCAATATGATACTCCAGAAAATATTCTAAAGAATCCATGCAATGATTTTGTAAGTGAATTTATAGGCAAAAATAGAATATGGTCTTCACCAGAATTTATACGAGCTAAAGATATTATGATTGAAAATCCAATTACTTGCTTTAAGAATACATCATTATTGAGATGTATGAAAAAAATGAGAAGTTCAAAAGTTGATAGTTTGATGGTAGTTGATAAATTAAATTATCTTTTAGGAACTGTTACAGCAAAGCAAATTCAAAATAAATTAGATAGAAATATACTAGTTGAAGATATAATGAATAATAATTTTATAAAGACAAATCCTGATGACACAATAATTGATATTCTTCAACTTGTAAAAGAAAATAAGATAGCACAAATTCCAGTTGTTAGTGGGAATGGTATGTTAAAAGGAATAATTACAAAAAGTAGTTTAGTTACTACATTAAGTGGACAATTTTTGGATACTGAGGAGGTGCAATAACATGAACGAATTATTTAATTATTTATTTGGAGCAAAAGCTCAAATAATTACATTATTATTTGAACATATTAGACTTACAGCTTTATCAGTAGGAATAGCTATTCTAATTGGAATGCCATTAGGAATACTTATAAGTTATGTTAAAAAATTAAATAAGCCTGTTCTAGGAGTGGCTAGTATCGTACAAGCTATTCCGAGCATGGCTCTGTTAGGATTTGCAATACCTTTCTTAGGAATAGGCACAACACCTGCAATAGTAATGGTTGTTTTATATTCGCTTTTGCCAATTATAAAGAATACAACCACAGGTATAAATGGAATAAATACTCAAGTGGTAGAGGCTGCAAAAGGTATAGGACTTACTAGATTTCAAATTTTATTTAAAATACAAATTCCGTTAGCATTGCCAACTATTATGTCCGGAATAAGGATTTCAGCGGTTACAGCAGTAGGGCTTATGACAATGGCGGCATTTATTGGAGGGGGAGGACTAGGATATTTGGTCTTTTCCGGAATAAGAACAGTTAATAATTATCAGATTCTGGCAGGAGCAATTCCCTCTTGTATATTAGCCTTATTAGTGGATGGAATATTTGCAATAGTTGAAATGTTAGTTACACCTATTAATTTGCAAAAAAATAACAATAAAAGTAGTCTAGCTAAAATTAAAATTAGAAGATTTCAAAAAGGAATTTTATGTGCTACAGCTTGCTTGTTAATGGTAATATTTGTGTTTACTGGTGTATCAAAAAAGATTAATAATAAAAAAGAAATTACAATAGGTAGTAAGGATTTTACTGAACAAGAAGTACTAGGAAATATATTATCAGAGCTTATTGAAAGAAAAACTGATATTTCTGTAAATCGTAAATTTGCATTGGGAGGTACTCAGGTTATATTTTCAGCATTGCAAAGAGGTGATGTTGATATGTATGTAAGTTATAGTGGAACAGCTTATGGTGATATATTAAAATATTCACCAATATCTGATGTAGAAAATGTTTATGATACAGTGAAAAAAGATTACAAAGATAAATTCAATATAGAAGTATTAAAACAAATGAATTTCAACAATACATATACTTTGGCTGTTACAAAAGGAACTGCTGAAAAATATAATTTAAAAACAATAAGTGACATTGCTAAAGTAGGAAATAAACTCAATGCAACTACAACATTAGAGTTCCTAAATAGAGAAGATGGATTACTTGGATTAACAAATAAATATAACTTTAATTTTAATAATACTGTTGGAATTGATGGAACTCCAAGATATTCAGCTTTAATGAATAATGAAAGTGATGTGATAGATGCATTTTCAACTGATGGATTATTAAAAAAATATAATCTGACTGTTTTAAAGGATGACAAGAAGTTTTTTCCACCATATTATGCGATTCCTGTTGTACGTTCTGAAGTACTAGAAAAATATCCAGAAATAAAACCATTAGTTGAAGAAGCTGGAAGTTTAATAACCAATGATGTAATGATTGAATTGAACTATGATGTTGATGAATTAAAAAAGGATCCCAAAGACGTAGCAATTGAATTTTTACAAAAAAATAAATTAATATAAATATAAAAATAAAAAAATATATAAGGAATTTTTATAATTCAAATCTACAACAATTAATTACGTTATAGTGTATTTTATAACCATATACATATACCTAATATTAATATAATTTTGTAAATGATTTAATTATGAAATTTCATGACATAATAAACATTCATAAAAAATTAGTATAGTGCTAAAATTTAATATATACATTTAGTTTAATAATTATATTAAGAAAATTTAGATTATCAATTTATGTTTTAAAGAAAAGAAAAAAGTTATCGTAACTAAAATAATTTAGCGATAACTTTTTTCTTTGATATTTGTATGAAGTTACAATAAAAAATGTTTATTTAGCCTCAAAACTTCCACATTCAGTTTCATAATATATTTGAGAATTTGATGAACCACAAACATTTATTGAATTCAAATCGCAAAGTGTATTTTGATTATGAGTGCAACTTTCAACTTTACAAATAAGGCAATCACAGTGACTATGAGAATTAGAATTAGTATTAGAAGTTAAATCACCATAATGAGCTTCATTTAAAAATGAGCCGCAACAAGTTCCACTTTCACTACAAGCATTTATTCCACCAATATCTACTCTATTAGAATAGCAGACACCACTTTTGTTATGTGAGCAATTGGTTACTTCACAATTAATTTTTTGCATAAAAACTACACTCCTTTTAATTACGTATTAATACAATTATTTAAAGTATCGGTCTAGCAGACCTTTAAATGCTTTACCATGTCTAGCCTCATCTTTACACATTTCATGAACTGTGTCATGAATTGCATCTAAATTATTTTGTTTAGCTAAGGTAGCAAGCTTCTTCTTGCCTTCGCAAGCACCGTACTCAGCTTCAACTCTGGCACTAAGATTAGATTTTGTACTAGGAACTACAACTTCACCTAAAATTTCAGCAAATTTAGCTGCATGTTCAGCTTCTTCAAATGCAATTCTTTTATAAGCTTCACCAACTTCAGGGTAACCTTCACGGTCAGCTTGACGAGACATAGCTAAGTACATACCAACTTCAGTGCATTCGCCAATAAAGTTTGCTCTTAAACCTTCTAGGATTTCATCATCAAGATTGTCTGGTATACCAATTCTATGTTCATCAGCAAAATTTAAGTCATCTTTCATTTCTTTGAATTTGTCAGCTCCAACTTTACAGATAGGGCAAACTTCAGGTGGTGTATCACCTTCATGGATATAACCACATACTGTACAAATAAATTTTTTCATTACAATTCCTCCATAAATTTATTATATTTTTATTAGGTATAATGAAACCATAATTATATTATGGCTATTATATATGTAAATTATTTATATAAGAAGTATTTTTAAATGAAATAGATGAAGTAGTGTGAAAGTAGATTATTTTCTTATTAAATAACAATTTAGATTTAATATGAATTTCAGAAGTGCTAGGAGAATTCTAAAAAATTATTATTTAATAGTTACTTACTTATAGTTATGCTATAATTTCTAATAAATAGGAGGTAAACATTATGATTGAAGTTATAAAAAATCGAAGAAGTATAAGAAAATATATGAATAAAGAAGTAGAAGAAGATAAGTTATTAGAAATACTTGAGAGTGGTAGACTTGCACCATCAGGAAGTAATACTCAACCATGGCAATTTATAGTGATAAGACCACAAAAAAACAAGGAAAAGGTAGCAAAAGTTTCGCACAATCAAAAATGGATGACTACTGCTCCAATACAAATTGTATGTGTAGCAGATATACGATGTAGAATAGATGAAAATATAGATATTTCATTAGATGAAAATAGTAAGGAGGAAGAAGTAAAGCAAATAATTAGAGATACTTCTATAGCTGTGGAACACATGTCGCTTACAGCTACAGAATTAGGACTAGGTAGTTGTTGGGTTGCATGGTTTACTCAAGCTGAATTTAGACCTGTATTAAATATACCTGATGATAAATATGTACTTTGTGTTTTGACTATAGGATATCCTGATGAAGTTCCAAATCCTAGACCAAGAAAAAAACTTGAAGACATAGTGCATTATGAGAAGTGGTAAGACACATGAAAGAAAATTAATAAATTGCAATGTTAAAAATAGATGAAATTATAATCTAAAAACATTAAATAAGATATATTAATTATTAGAGAAGCTTATATATTAAAAATGCAGTACCAATGGATTGATGGTATAATGTTATTTATAAAATTGATGGAGGTATTTATTTTGAAAAAGAATTTTGAATATATTTTATTTGATTTAGATGGAACTCTTACAGATTCGGGTGAAGGAATAACTAAAGCTGTTCAGTATGCATTAAAATATTTTGGAATAGAGGTTAGTAATCTTGATGATTTACGCAAATTTGTGGGACCGCCTTTAAAGGAATCTTATAAAAATTTTTATGGATTTGATGATGAAAAAGCAGATCTTGGTCTTGTGAAATTTAGAGAATATTATATTGAAAAAGGTATTTATGAAAATAAGATGTACAGTGGAATATCTGAAGTTTTAGAAAAATTACAAAAAAGTAATAAAAAGATTATAGTTGCAACTTCAAAACCAGAAGAACATGCAAAGATAGTTCTTAATCATTTTAAGATTGATAAATATTTCGATTTTATATGTGGAGCTGATTTTAAAGAAACAAGAGTAAAAAAAGGTGATGTTATAAAATATGCATTAGAAGAAGCTAAAATCACAGATTTATCAAAAGCAATTATGGTTGGGGATCGAGAACATGACATTATTGGAGCAAAGGAAAATAATTTAAAATCTGTGGGCGTATTATATGGATATGGAGATGTAGTTGAGTTAACGCAAGCAAGAGTAGATTATATAGCTAAAGAACCAAAAGATTTATTAGAGATTCTTTTATAAATGCTAATTAAGAAAGGATTAGCAGATTATAAGTTATTAAGCACATTCAAAAATAACAAGTCCATCTGCTAAGTTTATTTTCCATCATGTTGCGTTAGCAGATTCAGCTAACAGCTTGCTGTGGGACAAATCAGATTTCTTGCCTGATGAAGAATAATCATGACATTTGGGATTTGTTATTTTCTTTCATGTGCCTTATAGAAAGTGAGGCTTAGGAATGAAGAAAATTATAAAAGGGATTGTAGTAATATTAATATTAATGTGTACCGGATATGTACAACCTGTATTTGCATCTGATCAGAACTTAGATAATTATATATATAATCATCTAAAAAATTGGGATACAGAATTTGAAATTCCTTATTATAATGATGATGTAATAGATGTTGTACAAAATATTGCTAAAAAAGACGATTATTTAAGTAGATCAATAAGTCAATTATGTTATAAAAAAGAGGAAAATAAGGCGACATTAATTGTAGCTTATAGGACGACAAAAGAGCAAGAAGAATATATTGATGAAGAACTTAAAAAAGTAATAAATTCTATAATTACTCCTAATATGAATGATTTTGATAAAGTTAAAACTATAAATAAATATTTAGTAGACAGATATGAATATGATTATGCACTTCAATCTAATAATGTGTATTCTGCTTTGACAACAGGAAAAACTACATGTCAAGGATATGCGATGAGTGCTTATAAGATGCTTAATTTAGCAGGGATAGAAAATAGAATTGTTATTGGAACTTTAAGTGGAACACCTCATGGCTGGAATTTGGTAAAGCTTGGTGGAAAGTGGTACCAATTAGATGTTACGAATGATGATGCTGTAAGTATAGATAAATACTTTCTTAAGAGTGACGATTATTTAAAAAAAGATGGATTTAGTTGGAATTGCAGTGATTATCCTAAGTGTGATAGTAATTATCAAGAAACTCTACAATCTAATAAAGTAAATGAAAGTGCTAATAATGTAACAAGTAAAGAAGATTATGATTTAAATAACAATGGACAAACAATCTATACATATAGATCATCTGTAGATGGAAAGTGGTGTCTTGTAAATGGGTTTTGGTATTTCTTAAAAAATGACGGGGATTATGCTATAGGGTGGAAACTTATAGATAATAATTGGTACTATCTAAGTGATAATGGAATTATGCAGAACGGCTGGATATATTCTGATAGTAAATGGTATTATTGTTATCCAACGACTGGAGCAATGGCTACTAATACTAGTATTAATGGATATGTAGTTGATACAAATGGAGTTTGGATAGCATAGTCGGGTTGCCTCAATCTTCAATAAGAAATTCTATATAATTAAAAAAATAAGTAAGTTTATAAATTAAAAAATAACAGATTAAATATAAGATATGTTTATCTGTTATTTTTTTTATATTTAATACTAAAGGTTATAATAGTTGACTAAATATAGATGAACGTCTATACTATATTAATATGGTATAGTATAGATGTTCATCTATATAGTGGATAAAAATGCAATCAGAATATGAATTAAATAGTATTACTATATTTTTTGATTTTTTATTGCATTTTATGTAAGGATAATAAGGAGTTTGGGAGATAATAAGAGTGCATTCAAAATAAGTGTAATAGGTACAATAATAAAGATTATATTTATACATTTAAAGTTAAAGATAAACTAAAGAATTATATTATAGATAATTGTTATAAAAGGAGGAGAATATTGTGTTAAATAAGCTAAAAAAAGTATTTACTGCTTATGAATTATTAAGGGGTAATTATGGAATAGAAAGGGAATCATTAAGAGTAAATAAAGATGGAGAAATATCATTAAATTCACATCCAACTGTTTTTGGTGATAAAATTAAAAATCCGTCCATAACTACAGACTTTTCTGAAAGTCAAATAGAAGTAATAACACCTCCATTTAAAAAAGTGGAAGAAGTTTTTAGTTTTACAAATGCACTTTATGATATTGTTTCAATGGAAATTGGAGATGAATATTTATGGCCACAATCTATGCCAAGTATAGTACCTGAAGATAGCAAGATTCCAATTGCAGAATATGAAGATGACAATCAAGGAAAAGATGCAAGAATTTATAGAGAAAAGTTAATTAAAAAATATGGTGGAAAAAAGCAGCTTATATGTGGAATACATTATAATTTTTCGTTTAGTGAGGAGTTTATTGAAAAATTATATAGAAATGAAATATTTAAAAGTGAATTTTTACATAATAAATGTATAGATCAAGATGAAAAAGATTTAGAATATAAAACTTTTAAAAATAATATTTATTTAAAAGTTTCAAGAAATTATCTTCGTTATAGATGGCTCATTATATATTTAATGGGGGCTAGTGGTATTGTACATGAAAGCTATAAATGTGGTTGTAAAAGTTCTGTTGAAGAAATTGCAAAAAGTAGTTTTACAAATGAAGGAGCATTATCTTATAGAAATAGTGAGTGCGGATATAAAAATAAAGTAGATTTATTTCCAAGTTATAACTCTGTGGAAGAATATGTTGAAAGTTTAAAAAAATTTATAAATGATGAAGTTATAAATAGTCATAAGGAACTCTATAGTTCTGTAAGATTAAAGCCAGCAGATGTAAAAGATTTTTCAGATTCACTTCTTAAAGATGGAATTAAATATTTAGAATATAGAAGTATTGATATTAATCCTTTTGAAAAGGGTGGTATAAGTTTAGAAGACTTATATTTTCTTCAAGTATTTAATTTATTTTTACTTATTGACGAAGAAAGTGACTATGAAAGATGGCAGGAAGATGCTACAGAAAATCAAAATATAATTTCTAAATTTGGTCAAAAGTCAGTTATGTTAAAGAAAGATGGAAAATCTATTTCAAAGGAAGAATGGGCTTTAGAAATATTGCAAAATATTAAAAGGATAAATAATGAGCTTAATTTAGAAAAAGAAGATATTATAGATACTATGATTAAAAAAGTTAATAACTATAAATTAACTTACGCTTATAGAATAGAAAAGATTGTAAAAGAACAAGGATATATTAATGCTCACTTAAATTTAGCAAAAAAATATAAGGAAAATGCTTATAATAATCGATTTAAGTTAGAAGGATATGAAGAATTAGAATTATCTACACAAATCTTAATGAAGGAAGCAATTAAAAGAGGAATAAGTGTTGAAGTTGTAGACAAAGCAGAAAATTTCATTTGTCTTAAAAAAGATGACAAAGTAGAATACGTGAAACAAGCAACTAAGACTTCAAAGGATAATTATATTACGATCTTAATAATGGAAAATAAGAGTGTTACTAAAAAGATTCTTAAAGATAACAATATTATAGTTCCAAATGGAATAGAAGTTAATTCATTATATGAAGTTTCAAATATAATTAAAGATTTTGTGCATAAGCCAATAGTTATTAAACCAAAATCAACAAATTTTGGGACTGGTATAAGTATATTTTCAGAAGGTGCTGATGAAGATAGTATAATCCAAGCATTTAAAATTGCATTTAAATATGATAACACAGTGCTGATTGAAGAATTTATAAAAGGAAAAGAATATCGTTTTTTAGTTACAGATGATAAGGTCGCAGGTATACTTTGTAGAATTCCTGCTAATGTCAAAGGTGATGGTAAAAAAACTATAAAAGAACTTGTAGAGATTAAAAATCAAGATTCGTTAAGGGGATATCATTATGTAACACCTCTTGAAAAGATAAATTTGGATGAAAATGCAGCATTATTTTTGAAGCAACAAAATAAAGATTTTAATTACATACCTAAGAAAGATGAAATAGTATACCTAAGAGAAAATTCTAATATAAGTACAGGTGGAGACAGTATAGATTATACAGAGTGCATTCCAGAAAAATTTAAGGAAATTGCAGTTAAATCAGCTAGGGCAGCTGGAGCTAAGATTTGTGGTGTTGATATGATATTAGAAAATTATCGTGATGAAAATACTAACTATGCAATAATTGAACTTAACTTTAATCCAGCTATTCATATTCATTGCTATCCTTTTAAGGGGACTGAAAGAAAAATTGGTGAAGATGTATTAAGAGTTTTAGGTTTTATTTAATTAGAATTTTATTATTAATATTATGAATAATGATTGATTTTCAAATATGCTAAAAATTCAAAGAAAAAGTTATGCGCCAAATAGTATGTTTGGCAAGCATAATTTTTTTATGTTATATTTTTGTACAATTTGGGAAAATATATAAAACTTACATGCTGATTAAAAAGTTCATGTTTAGCTTTAGTTTATTATCATATAGTTTTAAGTTGCAAGTTGCCTATCTATAATTTTAGGAATACTTTGTATGCATATGCCATATAAGTTAATATATGTGGTCTAAAAAAGTGAAAAATAATAATTAAAATGGCCAGACTGATTTGTTAGGTGGCTTATATTTTCTAAATAGATAGATGACTTCATTAGATAGAATTAAATAACTTTATAACTAAATTAAATTGTATTAAAAGAAATAATTTTAAGTAGATAAGTATTTAGTTTTATGGTATAAAGTTAACATAAGATATATGAATAAATTTAAGAAATAAGTAATCGGAATAAATCAATATAACTAAAAGTGTGATGGGAGAATGATTATTTGAGTGGTGTTTTAGTATACATGGACAAGATCGTGGAAAGTTACCAAGAAGCAGATATTAACTTTGAAAATATGGAATTAAAGAAATTAAAGAAATATGCATTAAGAGGAAATTTAAGGGCTCAAAATACTATAGGTGATAGATACTATATTGGAGATGGCGTAGAAAAAAATTATGAAGAAGCTTTTAGATGGTATAAAAAAGCTGCAGATGAAGGATATAATGTTGCACAATATAATTTAGGTGATATGTATTATTGTGGTTTTGGTATTGAAAAAAACTATATAAAGGCTATTGAATTGTTTAAAAAAGCAGCCAATAAGGGAAATATAGAAGCAGCATGTAATTTAGGTTGTATGTATGAAGAAGGCGATGGAACGAAAACGGATTATGAAGAGGCTATTAAATGGTATGTGAAAGCATCAGAACAAGACGATTTTTATGCTCAATATAATCTTGGAAATATGTACATGTATGGTAAGGGTGTAGCTCAAAACTATCAAAAGGCATTTCAATTGCATGAAAAAAGTGCAAAACAGGGATATATGAAAGCACAAAATACTTTAGGATATTTATATGAAGAAGGTAAAGGAACACTTAGAAGTTATGAAAATGCATTAAAGTGGTATGAAGAAGCAGCATATCAAGAGTATCCATATGCAGAATATAATTTAGGTGGAATGTATTATACAGGAAAAGGTGTAGAACAAAATTTACGAATAGCATATGCTTGGTATGAAAGGTCAGCAGAGCATGGTCTTGAAAAAGCCCAAAAAGCATTAAGTGAGAAGTTTTAGGTAAATAAAAGAACATTCAGTATATATTTCTCAAGCGACAAAAGAGTTTATAAAGCTTGCAAAAAAACAATATAAATAATATATGAAGAATATCAGATCATATTGAATGAGATTTTAATATGATCTGTTTTTTATTTTGAATCTAAAATATCGGAAATACTTTTATATTGTTATGAAACAGGTATAGTTTTGTCAATGGCAGTGAAACAAATTATTAGGATTCAGATAGTATTCAATCTGAATCCTAATAATTAAAATTAATAACCTCCTGTGGCAACTATCATTGATATAAGTTTAAGAGTATTTTCATAGAAAGTACATTTAGTTATTGGTTTATTTAATAGAGTTTCCCAAAGTGAAATAGTCCAATTATCGTTTCCTTTTTCAATTAGAGAGCTGATTAAAAATGGAGCTATAAACGATAAATCATCAGTATGACCAAATGGTTCTCCAGGAAAACCATTTGCTATATAATAGCCAGATTTTATGTTTTTAGGATTAGATAAAGTTTCTCTTTTTATCCAATTATTTAAAGTATGAAGTTGTAATGTTACTGGAACTTTATTTAAAAGAATATCCATAGAATAACGCCATGGAATTCTGCAGCTATTATAATAATAATCACCATCATGAATGCTTTCAAGAACTTTAAAAGTTGGAGCAATATATTCATCGTTATGTTTTATAAAAAAATCAGGCATCAAACCATTATACTTACTTTCTCTTCTCATTTGTTTCGAAATAATAGAATGAAATCTTTTTAGTACTAACTTCCACTCAGTACTATTATTGATATCAAATTCAATAAATTTTCGTATATAATAACTCATAAAGTCCGAGCTTCTAGTAACATATTTGAAATTATTATACGGTATTGCTTTAACCCAATCTCCTAAAGTTAAAATATAATCATTTTTGTTTACGCAACTATTCATTAAAGTATTAATTCTTTTAATTGCTTCAGCTTTATAATTAATAGTATCATTTTCTCCCCAAAGTTTATAAGCAAGAATTAACCCGTAACTAATGGTCATATCTCCATCAGTTGCAGAAGATGGCTCAGGCTCACTATTAACAATATTGCCATTAGAATCTTTAATCTGTTGCCATGCCATTAGATTATTATTATAAATGCTTGGATAAGATTTCATATAATTATATAATGCGGTAAAATGTACTTTAGCTGTAGGATCAAATTTACTCATAATAGGAAATATTATCATTCCATAGCCCATTGCTTCTGAAGTAGTAATTGCATTATTAGCTGTAGGCTGATCTAGAGTATAAAGCAGATATTCTTTTAATGGATAAGAGCCTTTTATAGATCTTAAATAACGAAATTTCCAATCATTATAAAAAGATAAAAGCGATGAATTTAAGTTAGTTTGTGAATAATAATTAATTAATAAATGATTATAAAATGTAATCACCACCTTATTAATAAAAGTTTTTTAACAAAAGGGACATTTGAAAATATTGGAATTTATCAAATTCACAAATTTCGATGAAGGATATGTTTTCATATAAAATTTATACATACTTCGATAAATATGAATAACTATAAATTGTAAAAAGAATTACAAATTTACTTTATTTTAAGAGTATATTCACTTTTATTCCCTTATATGAACCTTTAGTTACAATAATATTGAATTGCTGCCAAGTATGGTGTATATTGCCTATAGTATTATTTATATGCAGATTATGAACTTATTAATATCAAGCATATAAAAATAAAATTTATTATAAATTTAGGGGGAGTTTTATGAAAACTAAAGTATGTAAAATTTGTGTTTTTTTTATAGCTTGTTTTTCTATTTTCTTAATTAATGGTATTCAAGCTAAAGCAGCAGATTTAACACCTGACTACGGAATATATTGGTATGGAAAGGGCAATGTGTCAGAAAAATTTGTACCAGGTCAATCTAATAGATACTTTGATCCTACTAAACCTACAATAATTTATGTTCATGGATGGCAAAAAGATTCACAACCTAATAATAAGAGAGAAAGTTTTAATTTTAA
This genomic interval carries:
- the gshAB gene encoding bifunctional glutamate--cysteine ligase GshA/glutathione synthetase GshB; this translates as MLNKLKKVFTAYELLRGNYGIERESLRVNKDGEISLNSHPTVFGDKIKNPSITTDFSESQIEVITPPFKKVEEVFSFTNALYDIVSMEIGDEYLWPQSMPSIVPEDSKIPIAEYEDDNQGKDARIYREKLIKKYGGKKQLICGIHYNFSFSEEFIEKLYRNEIFKSEFLHNKCIDQDEKDLEYKTFKNNIYLKVSRNYLRYRWLIIYLMGASGIVHESYKCGCKSSVEEIAKSSFTNEGALSYRNSECGYKNKVDLFPSYNSVEEYVESLKKFINDEVINSHKELYSSVRLKPADVKDFSDSLLKDGIKYLEYRSIDINPFEKGGISLEDLYFLQVFNLFLLIDEESDYERWQEDATENQNIISKFGQKSVMLKKDGKSISKEEWALEILQNIKRINNELNLEKEDIIDTMIKKVNNYKLTYAYRIEKIVKEQGYINAHLNLAKKYKENAYNNRFKLEGYEELELSTQILMKEAIKRGISVEVVDKAENFICLKKDDKVEYVKQATKTSKDNYITILIMENKSVTKKILKDNNIIVPNGIEVNSLYEVSNIIKDFVHKPIVIKPKSTNFGTGISIFSEGADEDSIIQAFKIAFKYDNTVLIEEFIKGKEYRFLVTDDKVAGILCRIPANVKGDGKKTIKELVEIKNQDSLRGYHYVTPLEKINLDENAALFLKQQNKDFNYIPKKDEIVYLRENSNISTGGDSIDYTECIPEKFKEIAVKSARAAGAKICGVDMILENYRDENTNYAIIELNFNPAIHIHCYPFKGTERKIGEDVLRVLGFI
- a CDS encoding tetratricopeptide repeat protein; translated protein: MSGVLVYMDKIVESYQEADINFENMELKKLKKYALRGNLRAQNTIGDRYYIGDGVEKNYEEAFRWYKKAADEGYNVAQYNLGDMYYCGFGIEKNYIKAIELFKKAANKGNIEAACNLGCMYEEGDGTKTDYEEAIKWYVKASEQDDFYAQYNLGNMYMYGKGVAQNYQKAFQLHEKSAKQGYMKAQNTLGYLYEEGKGTLRSYENALKWYEEAAYQEYPYAEYNLGGMYYTGKGVEQNLRIAYAWYERSAEHGLEKAQKALSEKF
- a CDS encoding glycosyl hydrolase family 8, with the protein product MVITFYNHLLINYYSQTNLNSSLLSFYNDWKFRYLRSIKGSYPLKEYLLYTLDQPTANNAITTSEAMGYGMIIFPIMSKFDPTAKVHFTALYNYMKSYPSIYNNNLMAWQQIKDSNGNIVNSEPEPSSATDGDMTISYGLILAYKLWGENDTINYKAEAIKRINTLMNSCVNKNDYILTLGDWVKAIPYNNFKYVTRSSDFMSYYIRKFIEFDINNSTEWKLVLKRFHSIISKQMRRESKYNGLMPDFFIKHNDEYIAPTFKVLESIHDGDYYYNSCRIPWRYSMDILLNKVPVTLQLHTLNNWIKRETLSNPKNIKSGYYIANGFPGEPFGHTDDLSFIAPFLISSLIEKGNDNWTISLWETLLNKPITKCTFYENTLKLISMIVATGGY